DNA sequence from the Tissierella sp. MB52-C2 genome:
ATGATTATACCCTTATGGAGCTATCAGAAGAACAAGCTAAAGAGATTTGTAATTGGAGATATGAAGGAGAATATTCAATATATAATTTTTCAGACTGGGAAACTGTAGTAAAGAATAAATGGGGACTGTCAATAGAGAAGAAAAGGAAATCAGAATTTGTTGCTATAGTTTTAAATAATGAATTGATTTCTTATGGCAGGGTAAGTTTAAAGTTTGATAAGGCATATATAGGAATTGGACTAAGACCATGTTTTTGTGGAAAAGGTCATGGAAAAAATATTATGAAATTATTAATTGAAGAATGTAAGAGAAGGTTTCCTGACAATGGGATAGTACTTGAAGTAAGAAGCTTCAATAAAAGAGCAATTAATTGTTATAGGAATGTTGGCTTTGAAATTAAAGATAAATATATGAAAAAGACTTTTGATGATTCGGAAGATGAATTTTATTATATGGAGTATATAGGGCAATAAATATTATGAGAAAGAAATTGTGGAAGATGAATCTAAGAAGTACCCTCTAATCTTATTTTACATGGTTCGGGGGGAGCGGAGATAGGGAATTCATATATAGATAAGAAGAATATTCCAGATATAATTGTATCACAACAATGCTCACATGGTGCTTTGGAAATCAAAGAGAATTAGAGGTTAAGTAATTATGTTATGATTTGTGATATTGTGTTTGTATAGAAGATATAGATGTACTAGGATTAAGATACAATTTTAAGGGGTAATATATCATATTTCAACTGAAGGATTTTTATATTAAATTCAGCTGAAGAAGAGCTCTTAAAATTTGATTTTATAATCGTGATTGCTTTAAAAACATAGAATTATTAGCTAGGATAGCTATTACAATTTTAATAATTTTAATATAGTACTTAAGGGATATGATGATAATACGGAAAAATCATTGGCAAATCTACAAATGGAACTTTATAAAAAAGGCTATGATGGAGAGCATACGAAAGATTTGCCACAGCATATAACACTAGGGACTTTTAGAGTTTCACAAGAAATGGAGATAAGAGAGCTTTTAAAAAAAGTAGCTGCTAAAACAGAAGCATTTACAATAACGTTTAATCATGTTGGAATTTTTGGAGGTTCAAAAGTTCTCTTCATCGCACCTGACTTGAATCGAAAATTGCTTGAATTGAAGGAAAACTTTAGTGATAGCCATAATTGGACTCCACATACGACGATGTTAATTGATAAGCCTAATATTATTTATCAAGCGTTACCAATTGTAGCTGACAAGTTTGAAGCATTTGAAGGGTATATCAATTATATTTATCTATATGAATTTTGGCCAACTCGTTTTATATGTTCTGAAAAATTAATTTACCAGGATTAATTGGATAGAAAAATTATTAAATATACAAGGAGAATGTGAGTTACTTATATTTTATTCTTAAGGTTATATGAAAAGAGGGAGAATAGAGATGTACACAAATATTTATCTAGTTAGGCATGCAGAGGTTGATTATATTCCAGATGAATATAGTAGACCATTGTCAGAAAAGGGAAGTAAAGATGTTTTAAGGTTAACAGAATTATTTAAAGAATATTACATATCTAGAGTAATATCGAGTCCTTATTTAAGGGCAATAAATACTATAAGAGGTATAGCAGAAAATAGGGGAGTAACTATAGAGATAGTAGATGACTTTAGAGAAAGAAAAATTGCAAATAGGCCAGTTGAAGATTTCATTTTTTTTACAAAACAGCAATGGAATGATTTCGATTATTATTTAGAAGATGGAGAAAATTTAAATGAAGTACAAGCTAGAGGAATTAATGCCTTAAAGAATATTATAGAAAAATATAGCGGTGAGAATATTGTAATTGGAACACATGGGACAATATTAGCTGCTATCTTAAATTTTTTTGATAAAAAATATAATTATGATTTTTGGAAATCAATGAAGATGCCAGATGTATTTAAGTTACAGTTTAAAGATGGAAATATGGAAAATATTATAAATATAAAGATTTAATATGTGAGAAATGAAAATTGAGAAATTATTGGGAGAGGAATGATAATATTTTCTTGATATCGTAATGATAAGCAATAATGATTAGAAAACAATATTGAAGTCAATCTGTTGCGAATCATATTATAAGGAGGTTTTACCTTGATAGAGTTGCTAAATGAAGAAATATATAATCTCCGTTCCCTATGTGAAGGAAAAAAGAGTGTTGTTCTCTGGGCAGTTGTCGAAGGAAATATGGGAAAAGCCTGGGTTGATAGCAAGGATGATCCTACAATAGGAAATGTTTTGGTTGCTGACTTTTGTTACCTATTAGGAAGCATTAAAGACGAAAAAGACGAAAAAGATGAAATCAAGGTAAAGGAGTTACTTGATAAATGTAAAGGTAGAATCATTGTTGCAGATAGTTTTTTGTGGATTTCTACTATTGAGAAATATTATTCTTATAGTCTTAAAAAGTTTAAAAGATATGCTATAAAAAGGGAACATGATGTATTTCAAGAAAAACTTCTCAATGATTATATTTAGGCTGTTGAGGATGAATTTAAAATAGATAGGATTGATGAAGATTTTTATTATAAGGTGTT
Encoded proteins:
- a CDS encoding 2'-5' RNA ligase family protein, with protein sequence MANLQMELYKKGYDGEHTKDLPQHITLGTFRVSQEMEIRELLKKVAAKTEAFTITFNHVGIFGGSKVLFIAPDLNRKLLELKENFSDSHNWTPHTTMLIDKPNIIYQALPIVADKFEAFEGYINYIYLYEFWPTRFICSEKLIYQD
- a CDS encoding histidine phosphatase family protein — protein: MYTNIYLVRHAEVDYIPDEYSRPLSEKGSKDVLRLTELFKEYYISRVISSPYLRAINTIRGIAENRGVTIEIVDDFRERKIANRPVEDFIFFTKQQWNDFDYYLEDGENLNEVQARGINALKNIIEKYSGENIVIGTHGTILAAILNFFDKKYNYDFWKSMKMPDVFKLQFKDGNMENIINIKI
- a CDS encoding GNAT family N-acetyltransferase — translated: MDDYTLMELSEEQAKEICNWRYEGEYSIYNFSDWETVVKNKWGLSIEKKRKSEFVAIVLNNELISYGRVSLKFDKAYIGIGLRPCFCGKGHGKNIMKLLIEECKRRFPDNGIVLEVRSFNKRAINCYRNVGFEIKDKYMKKTFDDSEDEFYYMEYIGQ